In a single window of the Planctomycetia bacterium genome:
- a CDS encoding RNA polymerase sigma factor, which produces MHEPSTSQGQDRSQPERGSARDRFTSYYRESFRVLWFTAVGIVGDRSLAEDVVQEAAIIGLEKFSQFQDGTSFPAWMGQIVRHVALNSMRKENRRRTSPLDSDGEVQSPIGSSKNQPNASDPAADRQRLESAQRGELAPDQGDFDDRVVQALGELTPAARACLLLRTVEQMEYREISGILGIPEGTAMSHVHRSRQLLRASLGKVSRPGTTAANPDGMPRATSEEA; this is translated from the coding sequence ATGCACGAGCCGAGCACGAGCCAGGGTCAGGATCGCTCGCAGCCCGAGCGCGGCAGCGCGCGGGACCGGTTTACCTCGTATTATCGCGAATCGTTCCGAGTGCTTTGGTTCACGGCCGTCGGTATCGTGGGGGATCGGTCGCTGGCCGAAGACGTCGTTCAGGAAGCGGCGATCATCGGTCTCGAAAAGTTTTCCCAGTTTCAGGACGGCACCAGCTTCCCGGCCTGGATGGGTCAAATCGTGCGTCACGTCGCATTGAACAGCATGAGGAAGGAAAACCGCCGGCGCACAAGCCCCCTGGATTCCGACGGCGAGGTTCAATCGCCGATCGGCAGTTCCAAGAACCAGCCCAATGCGAGCGACCCGGCCGCCGACCGGCAGCGGCTCGAAAGCGCGCAGCGCGGTGAGCTTGCGCCCGACCAGGGAGATTTTGACGATCGCGTGGTCCAGGCACTGGGCGAATTGACCCCGGCCGCTCGGGCATGTCTGCTGCTGCGGACGGTCGAACAAATGGAATACCGGGAAATCTCAGGAATACTGGGAATCCCCGAGGGCACGGCGATGAGCCACGTTCATCGCAGTCGTCAATTGCTCCGGGCCAGCTTGGGTAAGGTCAGCCGACCAGGAACGACCGCAGCCAATCCCGACGGCATGCCTCGTGCAACGAGTGAGGAAGCATGA
- a CDS encoding zinc-ribbon domain containing protein codes for MEYTDKTLICVDCEGEFIHSADDQARYAERGFTNEPKRCRPCRDKRKKMGGGANGPRGGGGGGGGRGGFGGGGGGMRSGPRELFKATCSECGVETEVPFQPKEGRPVYCRDCYRSKKPGGPSDGPRHAEFD; via the coding sequence ATGGAATACACTGACAAGACCCTGATCTGTGTCGATTGTGAAGGCGAGTTCATCCACTCGGCCGACGATCAGGCCCGATACGCCGAGCGCGGGTTCACCAATGAGCCCAAGCGCTGCCGGCCTTGTCGGGACAAGCGGAAGAAGATGGGCGGCGGCGCGAACGGCCCTCGTGGCGGCGGCGGCGGTGGCGGAGGTCGAGGCGGTTTCGGCGGCGGAGGCGGCGGCATGCGCTCCGGTCCTCGCGAGCTGTTCAAGGCCACATGCTCGGAATGCGGCGTCGAGACGGAAGTCCCCTTCCAGCCCAAAGAGGGACGGCCGGTCTACTGCCGCGACTGCTATCGCTCGAAGAAGCCCGGCGGCCCGTCAGATGGCCCTCGCCACGCTGAATTCGACTGA